The following nucleotide sequence is from Basilea psittacipulmonis DSM 24701.
CACATCAATCAATACCGCACCAGCACTAGCGTACATCTGTCCTGCATGATGCACACCTGCCCCTTTTTCTGTACTGACAACTGTAATCTGATCAGCATACATCCCACCTAATGCTGTACTATCTATCGCTACTTTTTGAGTGTTTGCACCATCCTCACCAGCTTGTGAGACCGTTTGACGCACCTGTCCTTGTGCATCCAGATCATTTTTACCTGCTACTACCTTTAAGTCTTTGGCCCATACCGCACCACTAATTTGTGCCGCTTCACTTAATAGCTGTGTATAGTTCGCATCTGCTGTATCTAAACCTTGTGATTGAATATCAATACGTCCTGAACGCACCTGATACCCTGTTAAATGATCATCTTGATATTGTGGCTTACCTGTAGTTAGCGTCACACCCGAAGCATTAATAAATCTTGCTCCATCCACTTCAATACCCGATGGGTTGGCAATCACCACATCTGCACGCTTACCACCAACTTCAACCGTTCCTTTTAATGATGAAGCTTTGGTGCTATTGACTTCATTGACAATCACTTTAGCTTCACCACCAGCCAAGTGTGGGTTAGCTTGCACCCAGCCTCCTATCTGAGTTTGCACTTGTCGATGACTGTTATTTAAAATCACGCCTTTCTGATCAACATCAAATTGGCGATACTGATTAATCGACACCCCGCCAGCTGTCGGTGTTTGAATCTGAACTAATGGCGTTTCGTTCGCACTTTTTAACAATACCGCTTGATGTGAAGCAGGTGCTTGGCGATCCACTTCGATCGTTGAAGCATAAGCACCTACCGTTCCCAATAATCCCAACCAAGCCCATCTCATACGATGCAACCATTTCATTTTTTGTTTCCCGAAAAGAATACCTGTACCTTTATTCATCTTTTTATTCATTCTATTCATCTTTTTTCAACACTTAAAATTCATAACTTAACGAAAAACCAGTACTAAACGACTGTGTCTGAAAATATCTCGGTCGCTTTAATGGTTTGCCGACAAACACGTCATAATGCAATCGACCACCCCATGCCAACGTCCCTCTAAATCCCAATACCGTACCCATCAAGTATCGACCTAATTGTTCAGACATCCATGAACCCGACACACGCCCTGCATCCAATCCCAAATACACTTGATGTTCTCCTTGATACTGCCAATTCAAGGTATTTTGCCAATACCACCCTCTTTCACCCATCAAGGTTACTTCACCGTCAAAACCTCTAACGGTATAGCGATTACCAATCGATAATCTATCTTGCGTAATCAAAGGTGTTTGATTCCATTGATGATGAAAATAAGCCTCATAACTAAAACGTTCTTTACCCAACTCAAAAGGCTGGTACCACTGCACATCCAAAGTCAAAATTTTCATGCGTGAAGTACCCTCACCAAACACTTCTTCAGGAGCAGGTAAACTTTCCCATAAGCCCGTTCCTCGCTTATATCCCACATCTATATTCAATACACGACGACCTATATATTGCTGATGCGACAATCCTATTTTCCAACCCGCCATGCGACGACGTTGCACATTAATTCGAGCATCATTAATGTAGTTATCCGACAAACGTTGCCACAAACCCGCTTGTAGATATGTTTTACTGCGTTGACTACGTTGCAATAAACGACTCACTTTAATGTCCAACTGATGACTTTTTCCATGATAATCATAGTTTTCATTTAAACCAGCTACCGCCTGATGATATTGATACCCGCTATAATTCGTCGAAAATAGCCACTTCCCAAAAGGCACAGAATAATGGAATGCATAACCATATGTTCCACTATTGACACCTGCTAGGCGTTCTTTTCCACCTATATCACGGTTATAGTTCGCGTAGAATAAATCACTCAACCCCAACAAATTGTCCGCTGCTAAGGTCATACCAGCCTGATACTTTCCTGTGATTTTGCTACCCGAATCATCCACACTTAAAGATAAACGAAACGGTATCGTTCTTTGTTGCCAACGAACCACCACATCACTTTCATTAGGCATTTGAGCGGGTTCAATCTGAATATTGGCAGCCACCGTGGGATTACGTTTTAAGTTTTCTATGCCTTGTTCGATCTCGCGTAAATTCAACACATCTCCTGCCTTAAACGGAAACTGAGTCCCTAAAGACGATAAACGATGAATATGTGTCTCTTTCGCCTCATGTTGATCATAGGCAATGGCATGAATTTTTCCAGGAATCACCGTCAACACTAATTTACCCGTTTTAATATTTTGTGCACCCGCTAAAATTCTTGTTGTTGTATAACCTTTTTCAATTAACTTATTTTGAGTAAGCGTCATGATCTGATTAATTCCCATCGCCCCCAAACACATCCCTGACTCGAACTTTAACTGTTTTAATGTATCGTTTAATGCAAACTTAAAATCTTCCGATTGCTCACCCGATAAAATGATCTGGTCAATCGCAAAACAAGGATACTCAGGCTTTAATGGTGTGGTCGGTTTGTCATATTTGTCTGTTTTGTTCGCATCTAATCTAACATCCACCTTTGATTGCATCGCTTGTTCTAATCGTTCTTGCTGTTGTTGCTGACGCGTAAACATATCCTGCTGCCCCACTGGTTCAGCTTGTGCAAATCGACAAAAAATAATCGCTAGCATGATCACCATGCCACGTATCAACAAAAACATAAAATCCCTCAATGAATCGTGCAAATTACTGAATCGTTTTTTTTTTAAACTTCTAGTTGTTCTTATGCAAAAACCATTCAGTTAACTTATTGCACAGCAATATTAGCAAGTTTTTTAAAAATTAATTTTTAATTGTTTCTAAATTGTTTCATTTTGTTGCTATATCTTCACAGAAGTATCTATTTGATAAGTGGTAGGATATTATCATTGGCGTCCTCGGCAAGATTCGAACCTGCGACCTTTCCCTTAGGAGGGGAACGCTCTATCCACTGAGCTACGGGGACTTTTATCATGAGATGGTATATTTTAAATCAAAAAGCCACTCGTTAAGAATGGCTTAAAACCTATTATTCTGCTTATTTATCCAATAAGAAAAGATAAATCAATCTTACCGTCTTTCATAGGTGGCATCCAGAAACAAGTACTGCTGATAGGACGTGTAAATTTAAACAAACCGTCAGTAATACCATCTTCTACACCTACCATTCGACGCCATTGCACGTTAAAAGCTGCTTGTCGATTCACAAAAGAACTGAACATCAGGCCACTACGCTCGCCAATCGACCATGGCATTGAGTTACGGAAAATATGTGCTTCTGGTTCAAAACTTTCCTGATCCGTTCGGCTAACGTGTGAAGAAGCAGGTCTATCATCTATTTGTTCATTATCTGATAAGCGACGACCGATAATCGCATCGGTTTCATGACGAGCCATTAAGCCTGCCAACTTATCTAAATCATGTTCCCATTGTTGAACAGCCATAAAAGTAGAACCATCTAGTCCCGCACCTAATCCACTTAATACTGCGGCAGCTTTGGCATCATCACCTTGAGGGTTCTCGGTACCATCAATATACCCTGATAAATCACGATTATCCGTTGTACCTTGTTCGTGGTGCATAAAAGCAGGCACTTCATTTTTCAAAATAAAAACAGGTTTCAACTGGGTCTTGATTTTATGAGCCAAACGCACCAAATTACCTTGGTCATCATCACGCAACCAAATCCATACTGCTGCTGGAACAATCGGTGCATCCACTAAGGCATTAGGATACACTGGGAATGGGCGAAATCCTGGAATTTCTTTTTTTAAATAGGCTAATACAATATGACCAATACCCACAATCACCTGATCACCATCAGCCAATGATTGCAATGTTTTCAGCCCTTCAATTAGACGATCTGTACAGGTCAAATCTAAATCAAACGTTAAATAACGACCATTTTTCTTTGGATCAACCATAATGCCCGGTTGCATAAAAGACCTCCAAAATATTCATAAATTGTTTCAAAACCTTATTATACTGCCTTGCAATACGCTCACAATGTGGAAGTTATACAACACTCAAAAATTTTCATTAATAGACACCTTAACATCAAAAACTTCACCACAACAAACGTTGACTTATTGCCAAAACCCCTCGATATAGGTATCCTATAGGCATATCTCAATCTATCATTTTCTTTACTATGCAGCTCATAACATCTCAAGATGAACTTCTATCTCTCATTGAGAAAAAAGAAGCGAATACCTGGATTATCACTGGCTCTAACAGCTTATCCTACCAACTCAGAAAAGATTTAAGCCGACTGTCATCTAAAAAAGTTTTTGAGTTACCCACTATTTTTCCTTATCGTTCAGCATTACAGAAGTTTTACACCAATTCTATTCGCAACCTTGCCCCTGATCATGTTTATACTTTACTGGACAAATTCTCGAGTTTGTATCTTTGGCAAAATATTATTCAGCAAAACAAAGCTGATTTACTGGATATATCAGGTACGGCACGAGCTGCTTTTGATGCCTACGAGATCGAAAGTTTATGGCAAGTTCAAGTAAATGATCATGAAACCACGCCCGAATACGAACAGTTATGTCGCTGGAAAAAAAGTTATTTGGAAACGTTAAAAAGCAAGCAATGTATCGACTCGGTTATGTTAGTAGATTTATTGCTGACACTCTCTCAGGAACATCGTTTAAATCTCCCCGAACAAATTATTCTGTATAGTTTGGACTCTTTGACCCCTAAAGAACGTTTATTACTTGAATCACTGGATTGTTCATTATTTCAATATGAGCCAAACCATGAAGTGAATGAATCCAGAACATGTTTAGCTTTTGATAGCTTTGATGAGGAGCTGGCTGCCGCTTTTCAATATGCTCGAGAGATTGAAAAAGAATCCAAAACTCAATTTGCTGTATTGGTGCCTAACCTTAAACAAAATTTATACAAGGTACATCGCATAGCCACTTATTATCTAGGTGATCGCTATCATGTCAGTTTAGGACGTGAACTCAACCAATGGCCTTTAATCCGTTATGCCTTAACTCATTTAGAGTTTATGAAAGATTTAGCCATTAAAAAATCGGTAACCAATGTACAGTGGGGAAAATGGCTAGAACAAGCTAAAGCCTTTCAGATGGAAGGTATCCATTACCACCAATGCATTGTCTGGGCCAATGAAGTCCGTCATAAAGAAAAATTATCTTATCGTCAATCTGAAATTATTGAAAAATTATCATTAAGTCCTACATTAGCGTCATCACTGGCTGCACTTTTAAACGCGTGGAATCAGATCCAAGATATTCACGAGTGGACAGACATTTTTTATCAAAGTCTGGAGCTATTTGGTTTTCCCAACCCTAGTTTTAATCAATCGGCACATATTACCGTAACAGATGATTTAAATGAATCATTGGAGAGCTTTACTAATCTTAGCTATATTGTGCCACCCCTAAATGCTCAAACGGCTTTACGCTTATTTAATCAGTTTATTAACAATCGTTCTTCACAGTTAAGAGCTACGACTAAAAATATCGTATCCATTCGAGATTTATCTTCAGCTCAAGGTCTATCATGGGATACCGCATGGATCGTAGGGTTAAATGACCATGCTTTACCTGAACCTGTACACATCAATCACTTTTTACCATTTATTTCACAGGATAAAGCAGGTGTACCTACCGTTAATATCCATCGTTCTAAAGCCCAGTCTCTAACACGTTTCCAAGGTATTTGTTCACGCACTAAAAAACTCATATTAAGCACCCATCTCAAAGATGAAAAAGGCAACGAGCTACAGATCAGTCCTTTCTTAAATGATGATGACATTCATCACCTAGAGGCCAAAACAAAGGATATTCCCGATTATTCGGGGTTTCATATCACTAAAAAAGAACCCTTTTATTTAAATGAACAACAACCTCGTCAGTTAAAAGGTGGTTACGGTTTATTGGAAATGGCCGCACAAAACATGCTGGCTGCTCATGCTCGTTATCGCTTGCAACTACAAGCTTTGCGTGATTTTAATAAAGGCTTTAATGCTTCCACACGCGGAAATTTAAGACACTTATTTATGGAACTTGTGTGGAAAAAAGTCAAAACGCTCACCGCACTCAAAACATTATTACAAAATAAAGAGAAGAAAGACAAACTACTGGATGACATCAGTCAAACGGTGAAAGAAAAAACCATTCAAACATTAGGCATTGACCACTACAATCTACTTGATTATGAAGTTCAGACTGCACGTCAATCTTGCGAACTGCAGTTAAACCTTGATGTCACGCTAAATGACTTTACTTCTGTTGATCTAGAACATCAGGTTGAATGGACCCATGAGGGGATCAAAATTACCTTACGTGCCGATCGTGTCGATAGATTGAAAAATGGCGGTATGCGAATCATTGATTATAAATCTGGGCGTTACTTTAAAGCATCAAGCGAAATTAATGCATGGAGTTGTAGCAACGAAATCAGTTATCAACTACCGTTATATGCCGTGGCATTACCCCAAACCTCTCAACTATCTGTTGGTGAGCTGGCTTATTCTAATTTACAGCCTCATGAAGTAAAGTTTGAAAGTGCTTTTTGCCAAGAAGATGGCACTATCGCCAAAAGAAGTTTGACCGCGAAAAATGACGATGTCTATATTGGAAAGATAGAAAATATTTACAAGGAAAGAAAATCCGATATATCTTTTAAGGATAACCAATTCACTGCATTTGTAAATTATTATCAAGATACCGTGTTTGGAACGTTGTGTCAGAAGTTAGCAAAAGAATGTATTGAAAATATATCCTTTAATGATGTGAAAAACCATGAATTACATCCATTTTTAAGACAGTGGGAAATCAATGAGTAAAGATAAGTTACCCAGCGATATTATCGCTCGCGAAAAAGCATTAAATCCAAGCAAATCTTTTATTGTTCAAGCACCCGCTGGATCAGGTAAAACGCATACATTGACGCATCGAATTTTAGCCCTTATTCCAACGGTTAAAAAGCCTGAAGAAATTCTCGCCATTACGTTTACCAACAAAGCCGCTAGCGAGATGCGTAGCCGTTTGATTAAAGAATTACGCGAAGGACAAAGTGAATTAGCGATTAAAGCACGTGAGTATAGTCATGCCCAAAAGTGGGATTTAATCAATACGCCCAGTCGTCTCAACATTAAAACCATTGATGCGTTTTGTGCACAATTAGTCCGTAGTACACCGTTTATCTCTGGTGCAGGTGCGGCACCCACCCAAAGTGAAAATTTTCAAGTCTTATATGAAAACGCGATTAGACGTACTTTGGCTAAAAACAAAGACTATGTGATTCACTTTTTGAATTACATTGATAACAACATGAATTCAGCTATTCAGCTGTTGTCCGATATGTTAGGCAAACGTGATCAATGGATTCATATCGTGTCGAATTCAGATGAATATATTGCAGATAAGCTGGTATTAATTTATGCCGAATATTTAAAATCTCATATCACGTTTGTTTCTCAAGCATTAAGCAAACTTGATTTTCGATTTTTACATGAATGTGCTCAATACAGTATTGCTGCCAGTGAATATTTGGGCAATTCACCTCTTGCTTGGGATAAGCTTAAAAACTGGGACGGACGAGAACCTAAGCCTTTAAAACAAGGAAATATTGATTTTTCTGAATATCTGACATTCATTTATTTGGCCCATTTTTTAACTACA
It contains:
- a CDS encoding ShlB/FhaC/HecB family hemolysin secretion/activation protein produces the protein MLAIIFCRFAQAEPVGQQDMFTRQQQQQERLEQAMQSKVDVRLDANKTDKYDKPTTPLKPEYPCFAIDQIILSGEQSEDFKFALNDTLKQLKFESGMCLGAMGINQIMTLTQNKLIEKGYTTTRILAGAQNIKTGKLVLTVIPGKIHAIAYDQHEAKETHIHRLSSLGTQFPFKAGDVLNLREIEQGIENLKRNPTVAANIQIEPAQMPNESDVVVRWQQRTIPFRLSLSVDDSGSKITGKYQAGMTLAADNLLGLSDLFYANYNRDIGGKERLAGVNSGTYGYAFHYSVPFGKWLFSTNYSGYQYHQAVAGLNENYDYHGKSHQLDIKVSRLLQRSQRSKTYLQAGLWQRLSDNYINDARINVQRRRMAGWKIGLSHQQYIGRRVLNIDVGYKRGTGLWESLPAPEEVFGEGTSRMKILTLDVQWYQPFELGKERFSYEAYFHHQWNQTPLITQDRLSIGNRYTVRGFDGEVTLMGERGWYWQNTLNWQYQGEHQVYLGLDAGRVSGSWMSEQLGRYLMGTVLGFRGTLAWGGRLHYDVFVGKPLKRPRYFQTQSFSTGFSLSYEF
- a CDS encoding Dyp-type peroxidase yields the protein MQPGIMVDPKKNGRYLTFDLDLTCTDRLIEGLKTLQSLADGDQVIVGIGHIVLAYLKKEIPGFRPFPVYPNALVDAPIVPAAVWIWLRDDDQGNLVRLAHKIKTQLKPVFILKNEVPAFMHHEQGTTDNRDLSGYIDGTENPQGDDAKAAAVLSGLGAGLDGSTFMAVQQWEHDLDKLAGLMARHETDAIIGRRLSDNEQIDDRPASSHVSRTDQESFEPEAHIFRNSMPWSIGERSGLMFSSFVNRQAAFNVQWRRMVGVEDGITDGLFKFTRPISSTCFWMPPMKDGKIDLSFLIG
- a CDS encoding PD-(D/E)XK nuclease family protein; this encodes MQLITSQDELLSLIEKKEANTWIITGSNSLSYQLRKDLSRLSSKKVFELPTIFPYRSALQKFYTNSIRNLAPDHVYTLLDKFSSLYLWQNIIQQNKADLLDISGTARAAFDAYEIESLWQVQVNDHETTPEYEQLCRWKKSYLETLKSKQCIDSVMLVDLLLTLSQEHRLNLPEQIILYSLDSLTPKERLLLESLDCSLFQYEPNHEVNESRTCLAFDSFDEELAAAFQYAREIEKESKTQFAVLVPNLKQNLYKVHRIATYYLGDRYHVSLGRELNQWPLIRYALTHLEFMKDLAIKKSVTNVQWGKWLEQAKAFQMEGIHYHQCIVWANEVRHKEKLSYRQSEIIEKLSLSPTLASSLAALLNAWNQIQDIHEWTDIFYQSLELFGFPNPSFNQSAHITVTDDLNESLESFTNLSYIVPPLNAQTALRLFNQFINNRSSQLRATTKNIVSIRDLSSAQGLSWDTAWIVGLNDHALPEPVHINHFLPFISQDKAGVPTVNIHRSKAQSLTRFQGICSRTKKLILSTHLKDEKGNELQISPFLNDDDIHHLEAKTKDIPDYSGFHITKKEPFYLNEQQPRQLKGGYGLLEMAAQNMLAAHARYRLQLQALRDFNKGFNASTRGNLRHLFMELVWKKVKTLTALKTLLQNKEKKDKLLDDISQTVKEKTIQTLGIDHYNLLDYEVQTARQSCELQLNLDVTLNDFTSVDLEHQVEWTHEGIKITLRADRVDRLKNGGMRIIDYKSGRYFKASSEINAWSCSNEISYQLPLYAVALPQTSQLSVGELAYSNLQPHEVKFESAFCQEDGTIAKRSLTAKNDDVYIGKIENIYKERKSDISFKDNQFTAFVNYYQDTVFGTLCQKLAKECIENISFNDVKNHELHPFLRQWEINE